One region of Streptomyces capillispiralis genomic DNA includes:
- a CDS encoding AraC family ligand binding domain-containing protein has translation MTPEGSDPPGGDVPLPRILYDTAAPAAPGGPSAGALWRLAEPGRQLDANVVHLPAGQRVDTHREPDLDVLLLVLGGTGILTGADGPHSLPAGTLTWLPHGSTRSLAAGPEGMTYLTVHRRRPGMRIQRRDGAAGPGD, from the coding sequence ATGACGCCAGAAGGCAGCGACCCGCCCGGCGGTGACGTCCCCCTCCCGCGGATCCTGTACGACACGGCCGCGCCGGCCGCCCCCGGCGGCCCGTCCGCGGGTGCCCTGTGGCGGCTCGCCGAACCCGGCCGGCAACTCGACGCCAACGTCGTGCACCTGCCGGCCGGGCAGCGCGTCGACACCCACCGCGAGCCCGACCTCGACGTGCTGCTGCTCGTCCTCGGCGGCACGGGCATCCTCACCGGCGCCGACGGCCCCCACTCCCTCCCCGCGGGCACCCTGACCTGGCTCCCGCACGGCTCCACCCGGAGCCTCGCCGCCGGCCCGGAGGGCATGACCTACCTCACCGTCCACCGCCGCCGCCCCGGCATGCGCATCCAGCGCCGGGACGGGGCGGCGGGGCCCGGGGACTGA
- a CDS encoding hydroxyacid dehydrogenase — MTEPTPGPGSRPRAALAMSPDVASAVLDPESLAALAALCDLAPLPVLDDLTTPRARAVLADVDLLVTGWGCPPLDEDVLRSAPRLRAVVHTAGSVRGHVTDACWDRGVEVSSAAAANALPVAEYTLAMILLTGKRALESARDYRAARTRPDWLRTPRSVGNHRRTVGILSASLIGRRVIDLLRPHDVDVLLHDPYVDDTEAKELGVELVGLAELFRRGDTVSVHTPLLPGTRGLVGRTLIDSMRPDAVLINTARGAVVDQDALTDAALAGRIRAVLDVTDPEVLPPDHPLWSCDNVLLTPHLAGSQGNEWRRLADLAVAETGRWASGEGFLHPVRRERLAFLA; from the coding sequence ATGACCGAGCCCACGCCCGGCCCCGGCTCCCGCCCCCGCGCCGCACTGGCCATGTCCCCGGACGTCGCCTCGGCCGTCCTCGACCCCGAGTCGCTCGCGGCACTGGCCGCCCTGTGCGACCTGGCGCCCCTCCCGGTGCTCGACGACCTGACCACGCCCCGCGCCCGCGCCGTGCTCGCCGACGTCGACCTGCTGGTCACCGGCTGGGGCTGCCCGCCCCTGGACGAGGACGTGCTGCGGTCGGCCCCGCGGCTGCGGGCCGTCGTGCACACCGCGGGCAGCGTACGCGGCCACGTCACCGACGCCTGCTGGGACCGCGGCGTCGAGGTCTCCTCCGCCGCCGCGGCCAACGCCCTGCCCGTCGCCGAGTACACCCTCGCCATGATCCTGCTCACCGGCAAGCGGGCCCTGGAGTCCGCACGCGACTACCGCGCCGCCCGCACCCGGCCGGACTGGCTGCGCACCCCCCGCTCGGTCGGCAACCACCGCCGCACCGTCGGCATCCTGTCGGCCTCCCTCATCGGCCGCCGCGTCATCGACCTGCTGCGCCCCCACGACGTCGACGTGCTGCTGCACGACCCGTACGTCGACGACACGGAGGCGAAGGAACTCGGCGTGGAGCTCGTCGGACTGGCCGAGCTCTTCCGGCGCGGGGACACCGTGAGCGTGCACACCCCGCTGCTGCCCGGGACCCGCGGACTCGTCGGCCGCACGCTGATCGACTCCATGCGCCCCGACGCCGTACTGATCAACACGGCACGCGGCGCGGTCGTCGACCAGGACGCGCTCACCGACGCCGCGCTGGCCGGCCGCATCCGCGCCGTGCTCGACGTGACCGACCCCGAAGTCCTGCCGCCCGACCACCCGTTGTGGAGCTGCGACAACGTTCTCCTCACCCCTCACCTGGCCGGATCCCAGGGCAACGAGTGGCGCAGGCTGGCCGATCTCGCCGTCGCCGAGACCGGGCGCTGGGCCTCCGGCGAGGGCTTCCTCCACCCCGTACGACGCGAAAGGCTGGCCTTCCTGGCATGA
- a CDS encoding glycosyltransferase family 4 protein translates to MKISFLLHNAYGIGGTITTTFNLAGALAERHDVEIVSVLRHREHPNLTPQPGVRLRALVDLRREKDHPLHGRPAKVFPSAEYRHHQYSELTDQRIAACLEAIDADVVIGTRPGLNVHLALQAPRHVIRVGQEHLTLDNHTPALRTALRRAYRRLDVLTTVTEADAACYRRKMRLPGVRVEALPNSVPDPVLPGADGNARTVVAAGRLVPVKRYDLIIEAFARVVAEFPDWRLRIYGKGEEHDRLRARIETLGLWNNVFLMGAATPMEAEWVKGSIGAAASNFEPFGMTIVEAMRCGLPVVSTDCPYGPGEIIRDGEDGRLVPVGDERAFGEALLDLVRDDERRRRMGRAALDNARRFAPGPVVAQAERLFTEAIEARDGGPRRTSRADGTHHSLSARGHAARDLAHTVAAGALRTVRKGRR, encoded by the coding sequence ATGAAGATCTCTTTTCTCCTCCACAACGCCTATGGGATCGGAGGCACCATCACCACCACGTTCAACCTGGCGGGCGCGCTGGCCGAGCGGCACGACGTGGAGATCGTCTCGGTGTTACGGCACCGGGAGCACCCCAACCTCACCCCGCAGCCCGGGGTGCGGCTGCGGGCGCTGGTGGACCTGCGGCGGGAGAAGGACCACCCCCTGCACGGCAGACCGGCGAAGGTGTTCCCCTCCGCCGAGTACCGCCACCACCAGTACAGCGAACTGACGGACCAGCGGATCGCCGCGTGCCTGGAGGCCATCGACGCCGACGTCGTCATCGGCACCCGGCCCGGGCTCAACGTGCACCTCGCCCTCCAGGCGCCCCGGCACGTCATACGCGTCGGCCAGGAACACCTCACCCTCGACAACCACACCCCGGCGCTGCGCACCGCCCTGCGCCGGGCCTACCGCCGGCTCGACGTGCTCACCACGGTCACGGAGGCGGACGCCGCCTGCTACCGGCGCAAGATGCGGCTGCCCGGGGTGCGGGTGGAGGCGCTGCCCAACAGCGTCCCCGACCCCGTGCTGCCCGGCGCCGACGGCAACGCCAGGACCGTGGTCGCGGCGGGCCGGCTCGTCCCGGTCAAGCGGTACGACCTGATCATCGAGGCGTTCGCCCGGGTCGTCGCCGAGTTCCCCGACTGGCGGCTGCGCATCTACGGCAAGGGCGAGGAACACGACCGGCTGCGGGCGCGGATCGAGACGCTCGGCCTGTGGAACAACGTCTTCCTGATGGGCGCGGCGACCCCCATGGAGGCCGAATGGGTCAAGGGGTCGATCGGCGCGGCCGCGTCCAACTTCGAGCCGTTCGGCATGACCATCGTCGAGGCTATGCGCTGCGGGCTGCCCGTCGTGAGCACCGACTGCCCCTACGGGCCCGGCGAGATCATCAGGGACGGCGAGGACGGCCGCCTGGTGCCGGTCGGTGACGAACGGGCCTTCGGCGAGGCCCTGCTGGACCTGGTCCGTGACGACGAGCGGCGCCGCCGCATGGGGAGGGCGGCACTCGACAACGCCCGCCGGTTCGCCCCCGGCCCGGTCGTCGCCCAGGCCGAACGCCTGTTCACGGAGGCGATCGAGGCCAGGGACGGCGGCCCGCGCCGTACCTCCCGCGCCGACGGAACGCACCACTCCCTGAGCGCCCGGGGCCACGCCGCCCGCGATCTCGCCCACACCGTCGCCGCGGGCGCGTTGCGCACCGTACGGAAGGGACGCCGATGA
- a CDS encoding MarR family winged helix-turn-helix transcriptional regulator, with protein MPERESPLGARDDVEAVTRAVLTASRLLVAVSARSLAAVEDRVTLPQFRMLVVLSTRGATKLVALADLLHVAPSTAMRMVDRLIAAGLADRQTNPANRRETLLRLTEEGRRTVEDVTARRRAEIAAIVERLAPRQRAALVTALTAFNEAGGEPLADDPEPHPLGWAVDGTGTGTHDG; from the coding sequence ATGCCGGAGCGTGAGAGCCCCCTCGGGGCCAGGGACGACGTCGAGGCGGTCACCCGCGCGGTACTGACCGCCTCGCGGCTGCTGGTGGCGGTCTCCGCCCGTTCCCTCGCCGCGGTCGAGGACCGGGTGACGCTGCCGCAGTTCCGCATGCTGGTGGTGCTCTCCACCCGTGGCGCCACCAAGCTCGTCGCGCTCGCCGACCTGCTCCACGTCGCCCCGTCCACGGCGATGCGCATGGTCGACCGGCTGATCGCGGCCGGGCTCGCCGACCGGCAGACCAACCCCGCCAACCGGCGCGAGACGCTGCTGCGGCTCACCGAGGAGGGCCGGCGCACGGTCGAGGACGTCACCGCGCGGCGTCGCGCCGAGATCGCCGCGATCGTGGAGCGGCTGGCCCCGCGGCAGCGGGCCGCCCTGGTCACGGCCCTCACCGCGTTCAACGAGGCCGGCGGCGAGCCCCTGGCCGACGACCCGGAGCCGCACCCGCTCGGCTGGGCGGTGGACGGAACCGGCACGGGCACCCACGACGGGTGA
- a CDS encoding alpha/beta fold hydrolase has protein sequence MSQHPVNELTHRLIPSPAGRLHVVEQGSGPLVLLVHGFPESWYSWRHQMPALAAAGYRAAAVDVRGYGRSSRPAATDAYRMRELVADNVAVVEALGERTAVVVGHDWGSTIAANSALIRPDVFRAVALLSVPYAPRGGPRPSTVFASMGGDQEFYVSYFQEPGRAEAEIEPDVRGWLAGFYAALSADTMPAPGAPDPHFVGPGGTLRDRFPAGRLPGWLSEEDLDVYAGEFERTGLSGALARYRNMDRDWEDLADHDGAPLTQPSLFIGGGLDASTTWMADAIDAFPTTLPGLSSSHVLDGCGHWLQQERPAQTNRILTDWLGSLPETAC, from the coding sequence ATGTCACAGCACCCGGTGAACGAGCTCACGCACCGGCTCATCCCCTCGCCCGCGGGCCGGCTCCACGTGGTGGAGCAGGGCAGCGGCCCCTTGGTGCTGCTCGTCCACGGCTTCCCGGAGTCCTGGTACTCCTGGCGCCACCAGATGCCGGCCCTGGCCGCGGCCGGCTACCGCGCGGCGGCCGTCGACGTCCGCGGCTACGGGCGTTCGTCCCGGCCGGCCGCCACGGACGCCTACCGCATGCGGGAACTGGTGGCGGACAACGTCGCGGTGGTGGAGGCCCTGGGTGAACGGACCGCCGTCGTCGTCGGCCACGACTGGGGATCGACGATCGCCGCGAACTCCGCCCTCATCCGGCCGGACGTCTTCCGCGCGGTGGCCCTGCTCAGCGTCCCGTACGCCCCGCGCGGCGGCCCGCGGCCGAGCACGGTGTTCGCCTCGATGGGCGGCGACCAGGAGTTCTACGTCTCCTACTTCCAGGAACCGGGCCGCGCCGAGGCCGAGATCGAGCCCGACGTACGCGGCTGGCTCGCCGGTTTCTACGCGGCCCTGTCCGCCGACACCATGCCCGCGCCCGGCGCACCCGACCCCCACTTCGTCGGCCCGGGCGGAACCCTCCGCGACCGCTTCCCCGCCGGCCGGCTGCCCGGCTGGCTGAGCGAGGAGGATCTCGACGTGTACGCCGGGGAGTTCGAACGCACGGGACTGAGCGGGGCGCTGGCCCGCTACCGGAACATGGACCGGGACTGGGAGGACCTCGCCGACCACGACGGCGCCCCCCTCACCCAGCCGTCCCTGTTCATCGGCGGCGGTCTGGACGCGTCCACCACCTGGATGGCCGACGCGATCGACGCCTTCCCCACCACCCTCCCGGGCCTGTCGTCCTCCCACGTCCTCGACGGCTGCGGCCACTGGCTCCAGCAGGAACGCCCCGCGCAGACCAACCGCATCCTGACGGACTGGCTCGGCTCCCTGCCCGAAACGGCATGTTAG
- a CDS encoding substrate-binding domain-containing protein yields MREPVELRRQRILAAVAARGSARVSDLADELQVSVVTVRRDVEELAREGRLRRGHGVVRSTLAAQDLPVTPPPEGDAVAVVVPERHTYLYESLHGARSVLEAAGKRIALHIAPQVAGAERPLVERALADGAAGLLLAPRWRTRADEEGDHGWLAALDVPAVLMERRPPRGSALHAMDSVCSDHAYGAHLAVRHLVELGHRRIVFATRDDSPTARTLRSAFARIADGHPLVEKWAWMLSAPEAGQDGPYAEHETAELSAVLRELGATAAVLHGDVDALMLVQQLADNGVRVPQDCSVVAYDDVVAGLGTTPLTAVAPPKGEVGRAAAELLLQRLDAPRGGGGAVRRVELLPALSVRGSTRRWDDDADRPK; encoded by the coding sequence ATGCGGGAGCCGGTCGAGCTCAGGAGGCAGCGGATCCTGGCCGCCGTCGCGGCCCGGGGGTCGGCGCGGGTCAGTGACCTCGCCGACGAGCTCCAGGTGTCGGTGGTGACGGTGCGGCGGGACGTGGAGGAGCTGGCCCGCGAGGGCCGGCTGCGGCGCGGGCACGGCGTCGTGCGCTCCACGCTCGCCGCGCAGGACCTGCCCGTGACCCCGCCGCCCGAGGGGGACGCGGTGGCCGTCGTCGTCCCGGAGCGGCACACCTACCTGTACGAGTCCCTGCACGGTGCCCGCTCGGTGCTCGAAGCCGCCGGCAAGCGCATCGCGCTGCACATCGCGCCGCAGGTGGCGGGCGCCGAGCGGCCGCTGGTGGAGCGGGCCCTCGCGGACGGCGCCGCGGGGCTTCTGCTGGCCCCGCGCTGGCGCACCCGGGCCGACGAGGAGGGCGACCACGGCTGGCTCGCCGCGCTGGACGTGCCCGCGGTGCTGATGGAACGGCGGCCCCCGCGGGGCAGCGCGCTGCACGCGATGGACTCGGTCTGCTCCGACCACGCCTACGGCGCCCACCTGGCCGTGCGGCACCTGGTGGAGCTGGGGCACCGGCGGATCGTGTTCGCCACCCGCGACGACAGCCCCACCGCCCGCACCCTGCGCTCCGCCTTCGCGCGGATCGCGGACGGGCATCCGCTGGTGGAGAAGTGGGCGTGGATGCTGAGCGCCCCGGAGGCCGGACAGGACGGGCCCTACGCGGAGCACGAGACGGCGGAGCTGTCCGCGGTGCTGCGCGAGCTGGGGGCCACGGCGGCGGTGCTGCACGGCGACGTGGACGCGCTGATGCTGGTCCAGCAGCTGGCGGACAACGGGGTGCGAGTGCCGCAGGACTGCTCGGTCGTGGCCTACGACGACGTGGTGGCCGGGCTCGGGACCACGCCGCTGACGGCCGTCGCCCCGCCCAAGGGGGAGGTCGGCCGGGCCGCGGCGGAACTGCTGCTCCAGCGGCTGGACGCGCCGCGCGGCGGTGGGGGAGCCGTGCGGCGGGTCGAACTGCTGCCCGCGCTGAGCGTGCGCGGGTCCACCCGGCGGTGGGACGACGACGCGGACCGACCGAAGTGA
- a CDS encoding PP2C family protein-serine/threonine phosphatase, which translates to MTDEKPPTRQGALAWMPIVVMAVIAVVDVMAGPRIGLLPLVSLGPAFAGLVGGWRRTAMIGALALLLCVGLGVYNGLFVKPRGYTAMASVAGVTGVGIAAAVARSRREAELASVRSIAEVAQRVLLRPVPLTAGPVQAAVSYTSAVAEARIGGDLYEVVASPHGVRVIVGDVQGKGLAAVETAAVVLGAFREAAHDEPELVGLGERVERSVARELEDERFVTAILAEIRADREVVLLNYGHPAPMLVRRDGKADFPAPPSYALPLGLSAHGSDGPQPFRVPFAPGEQLLLYTDGVTEARDREGRFYPLGERTRLLDEPDAHRALEALREDLVRHAGGPPGDDAAMLLLRYHRHRDGAAPTG; encoded by the coding sequence ATGACCGACGAGAAACCGCCCACGCGCCAGGGCGCGCTGGCCTGGATGCCGATCGTGGTGATGGCGGTGATCGCGGTCGTCGACGTCATGGCCGGCCCCCGCATCGGACTGCTGCCCCTGGTGTCGCTGGGGCCCGCCTTCGCCGGCCTGGTCGGCGGCTGGCGCCGTACCGCGATGATCGGCGCACTGGCGCTGCTGCTCTGCGTCGGCCTGGGCGTCTACAACGGGCTGTTCGTGAAGCCCCGCGGCTACACCGCCATGGCGTCGGTGGCCGGAGTCACCGGCGTCGGCATCGCGGCCGCCGTGGCCCGCTCGCGCCGGGAGGCGGAACTGGCCAGCGTGCGCTCGATCGCGGAGGTCGCCCAGCGCGTGCTGCTGCGGCCGGTGCCGCTGACCGCCGGCCCCGTCCAGGCCGCGGTGTCCTACACGTCCGCCGTCGCCGAGGCCCGCATCGGCGGAGACCTCTACGAGGTGGTGGCGTCGCCGCACGGAGTACGGGTCATCGTGGGCGATGTGCAGGGCAAGGGCCTGGCCGCGGTCGAGACGGCCGCCGTGGTGCTGGGCGCGTTCCGGGAGGCCGCCCACGACGAGCCGGAACTCGTCGGGCTGGGCGAGCGGGTGGAGCGCAGCGTGGCCCGGGAGCTGGAGGACGAACGGTTCGTCACCGCGATCCTCGCGGAGATCCGCGCCGACCGGGAGGTCGTCCTCCTCAACTACGGCCATCCCGCACCGATGCTGGTACGCCGCGACGGCAAGGCGGACTTCCCCGCACCGCCGTCGTACGCGCTGCCGCTGGGCCTGTCCGCGCACGGGAGCGACGGCCCGCAGCCCTTCCGCGTCCCGTTCGCACCCGGTGAGCAACTGCTGCTCTACACCGACGGCGTCACCGAGGCCCGCGACCGGGAAGGGCGCTTCTACCCGCTGGGCGAGCGCACGCGCCTGCTGGACGAACCCGACGCACACCGCGCCCTGGAGGCGCTGCGCGAGGACCTGGTCCGGCATGCCGGAGGGCCGCCCGGCGACGACGCCGCGATGCTCCTGCTCCGCTACCACCGGCACCGGGACGGGGCCGCGCCCACCGGGTGA
- a CDS encoding carbohydrate ABC transporter permease: protein MTVTTEQPVQARAPRAAVPADRARRTARRRRLGACGVLMAPFFLLLTTVFLIPVGTATYLSFFSDDQPGLGFGPERTVFVGLRSYAAVLTDPTFLGGLGTVALYCLIYIPLMVAGALVLALLLDSGVVRLRAWAQLGLFLPHAVPGIIAALIWLYLYTPGISPVIDLFARADITLDFLGVHTVLPSIVNIALWSNLGYNMVVFYAALQAVPREVIEAAVVDGAGPVRTALRVKTPLVRASIVMVAMFTLIWALQLFTEPMLLSQSSPMINSRFSPSMYIYDAAFTRNNYSLAAAASVVLLLFTIALSYGVTRFTSRNAAAEEAR, encoded by the coding sequence ATGACCGTGACCACCGAGCAGCCCGTGCAGGCCCGCGCACCGCGCGCCGCCGTCCCCGCCGACCGCGCCCGCAGGACCGCCCGGCGCCGCCGACTGGGCGCCTGCGGTGTGCTGATGGCGCCCTTCTTCCTCCTGCTGACCACCGTCTTCCTGATCCCCGTCGGCACGGCCACGTACCTCAGCTTCTTCAGCGACGACCAGCCCGGCCTCGGCTTCGGCCCCGAACGCACCGTCTTCGTCGGACTGCGCAGCTACGCCGCCGTGCTGACCGACCCCACCTTCCTCGGCGGACTCGGCACCGTCGCCCTGTACTGCCTGATCTACATCCCGCTCATGGTCGCCGGCGCGCTCGTCCTCGCCCTGCTGCTGGACTCCGGAGTCGTCCGGCTGCGCGCCTGGGCCCAGCTCGGGCTGTTCCTGCCGCACGCGGTGCCCGGCATCATCGCCGCCCTCATCTGGCTGTACCTCTACACCCCCGGCATCAGCCCCGTCATCGACCTGTTCGCCCGCGCCGACATCACCCTCGACTTCCTGGGCGTCCACACCGTCCTGCCGTCCATCGTCAACATCGCCCTGTGGAGCAACCTCGGCTACAACATGGTGGTCTTCTACGCCGCCCTCCAGGCCGTGCCCCGCGAGGTGATCGAGGCCGCCGTCGTCGACGGCGCCGGACCGGTGCGCACCGCCCTGCGGGTCAAGACCCCGCTGGTGCGGGCCTCGATCGTGATGGTCGCGATGTTCACCCTGATCTGGGCGCTGCAACTGTTCACCGAGCCGATGCTGCTCAGCCAGTCCTCACCGATGATCAACTCCCGATTCTCGCCCAGCATGTACATCTACGACGCGGCCTTCACCCGCAACAACTACAGCCTGGCCGCGGCCGCCTCGGTCGTCCTGCTGTTGTTCACCATCGCCCTGTCCTACGGCGTCACCCGCTTCACCAGCCGCAACGCCGCCGCCGAGGAGGCCCGATGA
- a CDS encoding ABC transporter substrate-binding protein: protein MPGRHPRRSVLAAMAAAPLTGALGACSGGADTPSRSTTRASKATRITFWSALRGSQEVVDAFNRTHDRIQVDFQQIPSGGQGGYAKLSNAARAGNAPDVATIEYPQVPGFAIDGVALDITDLISDSLRAGLLPQAFGLTTFQGRTFSVPLDVEPMVMHYRTDLFQRYGLDVPRTWEEFAALAATVRRTAPDRRLVLFPTDGATQFAAYSWQAGAQWFDTRDGAWNVSLADAPTRRVAAYWQDLIDRDDVFINAVESRHSDAQIGGGLVLTRLSGAWDAGAQMNARPGQRNQWRIAPLPQWDTGRPAVGTHGGSTFAVTKDSRHPEAAMEFIAWQVSHPDALRARLSSGTSSQYPAASALVAVGRDAFDRSYYGGQDIYTLFRQEAEKIRDGWVWGPRMTATGKVMQDSFARVGAGRGSLVESMRAAQDGTMPDLKALGLSTTRHTT, encoded by the coding sequence ATGCCCGGTCGACACCCCCGTCGATCCGTGCTCGCCGCGATGGCCGCCGCGCCGCTGACAGGAGCCCTGGGCGCCTGCAGCGGGGGCGCGGACACCCCATCACGCAGCACGACACGAGCCAGCAAGGCCACACGCATCACCTTCTGGTCCGCCCTGCGCGGCAGCCAGGAGGTGGTCGACGCCTTCAACCGCACGCACGACCGCATCCAGGTCGACTTCCAGCAGATCCCCTCCGGCGGCCAGGGCGGCTACGCCAAACTCAGCAACGCCGCCCGGGCCGGCAATGCCCCCGACGTCGCCACGATCGAGTACCCGCAGGTGCCCGGCTTCGCCATCGACGGCGTCGCCCTCGACATCACGGACCTCATCAGCGACTCCCTGAGGGCCGGACTGCTGCCCCAGGCCTTCGGCCTGACCACCTTCCAGGGCCGCACCTTCAGCGTCCCCCTCGACGTCGAGCCCATGGTCATGCACTACCGCACCGACCTCTTCCAGCGGTACGGGCTCGACGTACCGCGCACCTGGGAGGAGTTCGCCGCCCTTGCCGCCACCGTGCGCCGCACGGCACCCGACCGGCGGCTCGTGCTGTTCCCCACCGACGGGGCCACCCAGTTCGCCGCCTACTCCTGGCAGGCGGGCGCCCAGTGGTTCGACACCCGCGACGGCGCCTGGAACGTCTCCCTCGCCGACGCGCCGACCCGGCGCGTGGCGGCGTACTGGCAGGACCTCATCGACCGCGACGACGTCTTCATCAACGCCGTCGAGAGCAGGCACTCCGACGCGCAGATCGGCGGGGGACTGGTCCTCACCCGGCTCAGCGGCGCCTGGGACGCGGGCGCCCAGATGAACGCCCGCCCCGGACAGCGGAACCAGTGGCGCATCGCCCCGCTGCCGCAGTGGGACACCGGCCGGCCCGCCGTCGGCACCCACGGCGGCTCCACGTTCGCCGTCACCAAGGACAGCCGTCACCCCGAGGCCGCGATGGAGTTCATCGCCTGGCAGGTCTCCCACCCCGACGCCCTGCGCGCCCGCCTCTCCAGCGGCACCAGCAGCCAGTACCCGGCGGCCTCCGCACTCGTCGCCGTCGGCCGGGACGCCTTCGACCGGTCGTACTACGGCGGCCAGGACATCTACACCCTGTTCCGGCAGGAGGCGGAGAAGATCCGCGACGGCTGGGTCTGGGGACCGAGGATGACCGCCACCGGCAAGGTCATGCAGGACTCCTTCGCCCGCGTCGGCGCCGGCCGCGGCTCGCTCGTCGAGTCGATGCGCGCCGCCCAGGACGGCACCATGCCCGACCTCAAGGCCCTCGGCCTGTCGACCACCCGGCACACCACCTGA
- a CDS encoding carbohydrate ABC transporter permease, producing MSATDSTLPRPRTLGRATVNAVVAISVLYTLLPVLWLVLAAAKNRDALFGSDLLSLDGFSFLTNLGDLFAMDGGQYGRWYANSLLYAVLGAAVGSLVSVACGYAFDKYRFRHKEKLFGLVLAAVMVPQTVLALPLYLMASEAGVVNTFWAVFVPVLFNPFGVYLGRVFSQGYVPDEVLEAARIDGAGELAAYVRVALRMLGPGLVTVFLFQLTAIWNNFFLPMVMLSDQDLYPVSLGLYTWNSSASVSPEYYPVVIMGSLLAVLPLILAFALLQRFWRSGLTAGAVK from the coding sequence ATGAGCGCCACCGACAGCACCCTGCCACGTCCCCGGACGCTGGGCCGAGCCACCGTCAACGCCGTCGTCGCGATCTCCGTCCTCTACACGCTGCTGCCCGTGCTCTGGCTGGTCCTCGCCGCCGCCAAGAACCGGGACGCGCTGTTCGGCAGCGACCTGCTGTCCCTGGACGGCTTCTCCTTCCTCACCAACCTCGGCGACCTGTTCGCCATGGACGGCGGCCAGTACGGACGCTGGTACGCCAACAGCCTGCTGTACGCCGTGCTCGGCGCCGCCGTCGGCTCGCTGGTGAGCGTCGCCTGCGGCTACGCCTTCGACAAGTACCGCTTCCGCCACAAGGAGAAGCTGTTCGGGCTGGTCCTCGCCGCCGTCATGGTGCCGCAGACCGTCCTCGCCCTGCCGCTGTACCTGATGGCCTCCGAGGCCGGGGTCGTCAACACCTTCTGGGCCGTGTTCGTCCCCGTCCTGTTCAACCCCTTCGGCGTCTACCTCGGCCGCGTCTTCAGCCAGGGCTACGTACCCGACGAGGTGCTGGAGGCCGCGCGCATCGACGGCGCCGGCGAACTGGCCGCCTACGTCCGGGTGGCGCTGCGGATGCTCGGCCCCGGCCTGGTCACCGTCTTCCTGTTCCAGCTCACCGCCATCTGGAACAACTTCTTCCTGCCCATGGTGATGCTGTCCGACCAGGACCTCTACCCGGTCAGCCTCGGCTTGTACACGTGGAACAGCTCCGCGTCCGTCTCGCCGGAGTACTACCCCGTGGTCATCATGGGATCACTGCTCGCCGTCCTCCCCCTCATCCTCGCCTTCGCCCTGCTCCAGCGCTTCTGGCGGAGCGGTCTGACCGCCGGCGCCGTGAAGTGA
- a CDS encoding transferase — translation MSTGRTAGLRADCTADSEGRITFRLRPPSAARPRLVLALRPKQGRPEEKSHTLDLEPWGDAGEFRAVLAPAPRLAEGRWDAYLLRDPDAARERLRPGLRDLRALVDGAERDRTSPVAVRVPYATKDGFLAVRTWLRTAHAEAGPLDVTGTAMTVRARLHGAELSEGAAVVLRLRGDKGTVRSFPVEPSSGRAVSRAVAWADLAVEAAGPRFWDAFVRPAAGAPLIRIGRILDDVADRKHVFVYPRVTAEGAALRPYFTVDNDLAVEVDALR, via the coding sequence ATGAGCACCGGACGCACCGCGGGGCTCCGCGCCGACTGCACCGCCGACAGCGAGGGCCGGATCACCTTCCGCCTGCGGCCACCGTCGGCCGCCCGGCCCCGGCTGGTGCTGGCGCTGCGCCCCAAGCAGGGCCGGCCCGAGGAGAAGAGCCACACCCTCGACCTCGAACCCTGGGGCGACGCAGGGGAGTTCCGCGCCGTGCTGGCACCGGCGCCCCGGCTCGCCGAGGGCCGCTGGGACGCCTACCTGCTGCGCGACCCCGACGCCGCACGGGAGCGGCTGCGCCCCGGCCTGCGGGACCTGCGCGCGCTCGTGGACGGCGCCGAGCGGGACCGGACGTCACCGGTCGCCGTCCGGGTGCCCTACGCCACCAAGGACGGCTTCCTGGCCGTACGGACCTGGCTGCGCACCGCCCACGCGGAGGCCGGTCCCCTCGACGTCACCGGGACCGCGATGACGGTCCGGGCCCGCCTCCACGGTGCCGAACTGTCCGAGGGGGCCGCGGTCGTCCTGCGGCTGAGGGGCGACAAGGGCACCGTGCGCAGCTTCCCGGTCGAGCCGTCGAGCGGCCGCGCCGTCTCCCGCGCCGTCGCCTGGGCGGACCTCGCGGTCGAGGCCGCGGGCCCCCGCTTCTGGGACGCCTTCGTCCGCCCCGCCGCCGGCGCACCGCTGATCAGGATCGGCCGCATCCTCGACGACGTGGCCGACCGCAAGCACGTGTTCGTGTACCCGCGGGTCACCGCCGAGGGGGCGGCGCTCCGGCCCTACTTCACGGTCGACAACGACCTGGCCGTCGAGGTGGACGCCCTGCGCTGA